A stretch of DNA from Leptolyngbyaceae cyanobacterium:
GACTTGATTGGTAATAATTTCCTGATCGTAATTACAAATTTTGCTGACTTGTTGCAGTATTTGTAATGCTTCTACCGTTTGTTTGGCTCAATCTGCACTCTTGTATGAGAGCAAGCGGAGAACACAGGATTAGAATGAAGTAGGTAAAGCGATCGCTCCCGAATATCTTATTTTGGGATTATCCTTAAATGGGTTTATCGTATCATCTGCTATATGAAACTCCCCAATCCAGAAAAAGCTATTATTGATGAGGAAAAACTATCAGGTTACTGTCTCAATCCCAGACATTCAGATGGTCAACACAAAGCGCGGGTTTTTCAGTCAGCCTTGGGAATGGGGATAGATGATGCTGATGAGTTAAGAACTGCCCTGATGCAGGCAATCCAAATTACTGATGTTGTTCTTGATAAACGCAGTCCTTATGGGCAAAAGTATAAAGTAGATTTTATTATAGTTAGAGAGGAAAAGCAGGCAATGGTTCGCAGTGTTTGGCTGGTTCGCGATGATGAAGATTTTCCGCGCTTGGTAACTTGTTTTGTTTTGTAAGGAAAGATGGGAGCGTAAGTTTGCAAATGAAGTTACTGGATGTAGTCGCACTTCTAGAAGATTTGCCAGAATTGGAACTCTATCGAGGTCAGGTGGGAACTATTGTAGAAGTATACGAACCGGGAGTTTTTGAAGTCGAATTTAGCGATTTGAATGGTCGTGCTTATGCTATAGAGACTTTAAATGCTAATCAAATAATGGTTTTACATCATCACAAATTGACAGAAGAAACATTAGTTAAAACTTGAGGCGATAGGTGGTGTAGGAAGTGCGCGATCGCGCGAAGCACAGCGCCAAGGGCGATCGCACATCTGGTTACAAATTTTGGCAGATATTTTGCAACCCGAACTGATTGCTCCCAGAGCTTAAGAACTAGCCGCTTATGTTGTTTTTATCTTCCCTGTGCTATACGCATTGCCTTACCGCCTTCCTAAGCGATAAATCACTTCCAGGTTGGTTATAAAGTAGTTAGACACCTAAAAGAAAATACGCCACCATTAAGTACAAAAAATGAAACAGCGTGTCCTTACATACTTCATGTGGTCTTACCAGTCGCATTTCCGGAGCCAAATGGAGAACCGCGCAAATCAAGCGCTTGCGGAATTAGGTGCGAATATTCCGGTTAAAGCACTCTTGGTCGGTGCTCGCTTGCCAGAAGTTTCAGATGATCATCCAGTATGTATTGAGCCTGAAGACGAAGAGTGGGATATATCCACATTCCAGGATGTGCATAGACGCGCAGGCGAAATATTTACTAATCATCCAGATCAGAATATGTTTTATGGTGATGAACCGAGAATGCGGGATAAGCCTGAAAACATACGTCGCAAATCGGTTCGAGAAGCAATTGAGGAAGTTTTAAGCAGAATTGGCTCTGATAACGAGACACATTCATTTTGTGGCGTACCTGTCCGCCTTGGCAATTTTCATGTAACTCCAATTCTCCAAATCGCACAATCGGATCTTGATGCCTTGCCTCAGCTTGTCAACCCAATTCAGTTTCAGCGATGGAGTTCTACTACTGGAATAGTTCAAGCATTAATCAACCACCTTCTCGAAGAGGCATCCGACAAGCTTGGTACG
This window harbors:
- a CDS encoding DUF4926 domain-containing protein, whose product is MKLLDVVALLEDLPELELYRGQVGTIVEVYEPGVFEVEFSDLNGRAYAIETLNANQIMVLHHHKLTEETLVKT